CAAAAGAAGTCATGCAGAAGTACAAGGTACAGTAAAGTCCAGACGTGTACACAACTCAGACGCTCATTCTGCATGTGAttgctgactgtgtgtgactgtgtgcagaCGCATGGCCGTGAGATCCTCCAGCTGTTTCAGGACGTTTTCAGCCTTCTGCCCGTCGCAACAGTCATTGACGGAAAAGTCCTGATCGTTCACGGAGGCATTTCAGACCAGACAGACTTGGACTTTCTCAGCACCATAGAGAGACACAAGGTCAGTGGAAACAAGCAGCTATCCTTCATGTCCTCTATCCGGACTATGATAATCGATTTTGGCCACTAGAGGTAAGAGAAATGGAAACATAAACTGTCATCATTAGAGACTCAATGTGAACTCTGTTATATCAGACTTCAATCAAATTAGATTGATTTACTTTTTGGCTTCTGTTTGATTAATAGGAAGAAGTGTTTCCAATAGCTCACCTGATAGAGTGTGCACCCCATGTATCAAGGCTAATAGAACCGGGTTTAACTCCAGCCCGGGATCTTTGCCGCATGTCATCCCCACTCTCTAAATCTCCTATCCATCCCTCCAGCTGTTTTTAtccaacaaaacagaaaaagccTTAAAATCTGACTAGCTAATCACACAGCAAACCCGGAGCCAGGTATTACTCCAGCATTGAAAAATGGAACACGTTGCACAGAGATTGGAAGAACAGGAGGTTAGATCATTAGTCCTGGTCCTGTGGTGTTTGGTGTTGAGCGGGTATCATGCTCTGAGTTTTTCAGAGCTTGGCTCAGACTGAAGTAACATACAGTTAATTTGCAGTCATAAAATGACACCATTAAAAACACTTACTGTATATTACATTAgtcatttgattcaatgctaGTATCAGAAATATATTTGTCGATTTTAAGAAACAGTTCAATGCCTTTTGtattgttgatgtgtttttatatttttattcctttGAATGTTTTGACAACAGAAAGTGATATATTCATGAATCACACATGGATTTCTTTATCAATACCAGTATCAAAGGATTGCAATTAATTTCACATGTTCTCATGTTAAAATTATTCATCACAAAGTAACTCTTAGAATGAAGTAATGTAtctttatgtatgtataatagTTATGATATGTATCTTTAGGTTGgatttttaccttttttcatttactctactgtaagtGTTGTACAAGTATGTGTCTAAACTTTTTGTTTATATAGCCCATAATCACCAATTTGCACCAACCTCTATCCTAAGTCACTCTACATATATtagtttgaattttaatttggaGAACAAATcgtttttctcattttatttccttctccAGGTGAAATCTGCACTGAGGTTTCCCAGACGCACTTTAGAGCAGCTGGACATCGGTCAGTCCAGCAGACAGATGAAAAGAATGATATCGACAGATGGCTCTCGTCCCAGCAGCAGTCGAAGCCACAGCAAGAACCAAAGAACACCGAACCAGAGGTCTGACAGCAGGCCACAGACACTTACAGATGTTacgtgtttttttattgtacaataAGACTTCTACCCCTTTTCTCTGTAGAAAGAGGCGGTGCAGGATCAGCCGTCAAGACAGCGCCGTCTccatttctccctcctcctcctcatcgtcgtcatcctcctcttcactctgctCTCCTCGAACTCCATCCTGCCTCACGCCTCGCCCGTGTCCGTCTTCTCCCAGCATGACCTACACTATCAATGTCCTCCATGTACCTTTCCTGGACTCTCTGACTTCTGTTCCCCCTCCTTCATCTCCACAACATGATCAGGAATGGAAACAGGTCAGAAAAGGGGGTGAATTggaagaaatataatatatactgtactacTATATATTCACctgctttcttctctcctgCAGATCGTGGATATATTGTGGAGTGACCCTAAAACCCAAGAGGGCTGCAGTCCCAACACAttcagaggaggaggctgtTACTTCGGCCCTGACATCACCCAGAGACTGCTACTCCAACACGGACTCCAGCTGCTGATCAGATCCCATGAGTGCAAACAGGAAGGATATGAGCTCTGTCATGGTGGACAGGTAGACGGTGGATGccataaattaattaataattgtcCAAAAAGTCTTAAAGTGTTTTGTGTCTGGAGAAACAAGTGTGCACCTGTTTGTTCTTTAGGTGATCACCATTTTCTCAGCATCAAATTACTATGAGGAGGGAAGCAACCGCGGTGCGTACATCAAACTAGGCAGAGATCTGGTCCCTCGCTTCTACCAGTACCAAGTCAGCCGCACAACACGCAAACTAACCCTGACACAGAGGTACAAAAAGGCTAGATGTAGTGGTACTGAAACTTTAGatagattaattaatttaaagacCATAAATACCAACAGTTCAGGTTTTGCTGCCAATGTAGGCTTTCCATAACACTTATCTGTTAGTAATGTAAGAAAGCTCATTCTCAGTTAATAACccatgtgtgtctgcagagtaCGGGCTGCTGAAGGCTCTGCTCTCAGGGCCTTGAAGGAGAAGCTGTTCACACATCGCTCTGAGCTGATGTCAGGCTTCCAGCAGTACGACCAGAATAACACCGGTGCCGGCTTCTCACTCTGTTTACCCTTACTTATATTTGCCCTGGTTGAAATGTGTAGCTGATACACGTAagcatatcttttttttcttttcaggtaGTGTGTCCGTGAGCGAATGGGCTCAGGTGTTGGAGTCTGTGCTGAGATTGGACCTGCCCTGGAGGACACTGCGTCCACACTTAGCCCGCCTGGCAGCAGATGGCAGTGTGGAGTATCAGTCCTGCTTCGAGAATATGGAACCAGGGATTCCTCTGTCTCAGGTCAGAGACGTGAACGGGTGGAAACCAACCAAGTACACCATTACTATCATTACTATTATTCTGAGATCCTTGTATGTTACTAAAgtactttaacttttttatatCAGTGCAAACTTTTACAacactacatttatttggttTCTCTATATAATAGTTTTTCAGGAACGTTTAAAAACTCTTGATGACGTGCATTTGTGGGATTTTTATCTATGTTTAAGTCTTAGGAAAGCAAAACAGGTTGGAGAATTGTAAGTCCTGCTTTGCATGCAAGGAATCATGCAGGCACAATTAATATTTCTAAAAGGGAAGACTTCAACTAACAGCAACAATATGATACATCTCATATTTAAACTCCTCTATAAGCAGAAAACCGTATTCGATATGcactatatgaataaatatagtCAGTTCaagctttgtgttttcatgcacatactgtatcgACCATGTTCAGGTCTATTCTTCATATAGTTAAACTACAGACTCAGCTACCTACAGATTGTTTATAGCATCGTGATATTACTTCCATCCTCTTATTGTGtgcttttaaacacattttactgcTGATACCGTAAATGGGAATTTTCCCTAGTACCTTTAGGattataatgaattattattacattaaacaCAACTAGTGGTTCTTTAGTAGTCTGTTGTTTTAGCACTTTCTTTTCTACTTTCAGGTCACTCCAAACTTGGCTGAAACTCTGTTCAGATACAGGACTGACATTGAGATAATATTCAACATTATAGACAAAGACCACTCAGGTAAACAAGTACTGAATCTCTTTGATGGTGataattcaaaatgtattcCCAAAAGTTCAGCCatgtggatgtatgtgtgtcacGTTCAGGTCTGATATCCATTGAGGAGTTTCGTCAGACTTGGCGTCTCTTCAGTGCCCACCTCGGGGTTGACATCGATGACAGAGCCATCGATGACCTGGCCCGGAGTATTGACTTCAACAAGGATGGCAGTATAGACTTCACCGAGTTCCTAGAGGCCTTCAGAGTGGTACACAAACTGGACAACAAGGATCAGCAGGTCAatggaaagatggatggagagaagTATTCGTGAAGGGAAGAATTTGAAGAAATTTGAAGGTCAGCAGAGAAACTAACAGGAAGGACACTAGGATAAGATTAAAAAATTTAGTATTAAAGGGAAAATAGCAGCAATTTGGTGATGTATTATACAGGTCTTGGagcattttgtcatttgttggTGTATATTTAGCTACACTAACAGCATCGCTCTAGTCTAGGGGATGGTCAAGGTCATCAATAGGTTGCTTTCCATCCACCATTTTggtttcaaagtaaaatatctcaacaagcGTTGGATGGATCGCCACGAAACTTTGTGAAGACATTCAAGTTTCCCAGTCGATGGATCCTTAAGACGTTGgttgacttttcatctagcaccaccaGTAGGCAAAAGTATCTCTACATCAACTAAATGGATTTACATATATTTcggtacagacattcatgtttccAAGATGATCTTTGGATTTGGGGAACCACTGAAGATTTTTCTATGACCCCCGGCAGGCGGACACTTCTGAGCATTTCAGCCTGCATGAAATGTCTCGACAAACATTgtggatggattgccatgaaatttggtagcAACAAGAGGGACTATGTTAAACTGCTGCATTTGTGCAGcatttttatccaaagtgcGTTACAATTTGCCTCTAATTGACACACATACTAATCTCTAAAAACAGATTTGCATATGAATAGAGAATATCAAGGTGAGGGACCAACATTTTGGCACCAGAAGCTTtgtggtttccatttgtagtccgTTTGTAGTGGTGTTGACCAGTCAGGTTTGAGTGGGCTGTGTAGATCAAAAGAGGCAGAACACATTGGCCAAAATGCAATTTCTGAACCCCTCACCTATCGTTTGATGGTGATTTATCATCTTAGGGCAAAGGATAATGTGGATAATGTTTCTGGGTTTCTGATGTGGAAAAAGATTAATGATCTTCAGGGTCaaaacttcctctgcagtccgattaACAAGGTGATACTCAAGAATGAttgaaagacacatttctacAAATCTCTCTGATGGGTTAATCTCAATGATACTGAGGTTGCACACACATTGCAAAGAACCATTGGAAGCAATTTGAAGTTCAGAGTCTGTCCCAGGAAACTTGTGGACAGGAAGAGCTGGTGATCAAACTGCCCAGTGATTAGGGGACGACGATAGAAGATAGATGTCTTGAGAATAAAAGTTCACACAGAACAATCACCCACTCGCAAAAAAAACTTTGCTAGAAAAAGTCTGGATCAGGTTCTGGAGCTGCATATTAAAGGTACAGTTTGATTTAGTAGCAGACCTGTGAGAAAACATGGGTACAAGTCAGCAGGAGTGTGATGTAGCACTGTCAAGTATTGATGACTGAAGGCTCCAGCCTGTCTATTTAGAAGAAATAGACACACAATATTGCTAATGTTAGGGTTACAGTTAGTGTGTGTTCCAACTATTTACCAAAAAGGAATAAAATTGCATTTCTGAAAACTTAATTGTTgtatgttgtctgtgtgtgtgtgtgtgtgtgtgtgtgtgtgtgtgtgtgtgtgtgttcactctaGCATCCTGCCCACTATAATTACCGAACAGTGAGAGCAGTTTAACAGGCCCAGGCATCCGGTGTAAATGATGGGTTCAGATTTTACTGAAGGTGTCTAATTGTGCTGCACACAGACTCTATGGTGACTGATCGTTTTTAAACCTGACTGTTTTAGTGCCAGAGATTTCTGATGATTCCCTCTATTTTGTTAAAAACTGTTTATATCTGAATGCATGATATcactttaacaaacaaacaagttaaaTTGCTATTTACtataaaacaggtaaaaaagcGCATCTCCCCTGATACCTCAAGCCATCTGTCAGAGTGTTTTGTGtacccctccttccttccttgcatCCTCCCATCCTGTAGTAATCCCACACCAAATCTCCTCCCCTCAATCTTCAACCCCTTACATACGTCCCACTTTCGCTCTCCGAGTACTCTCCTCCTCCCCAAATATCACGAGATTCTCAGCTCAGTAGATCATAGTGTCATCCTGAACACATTCAGATGGAGCTCCTGGCAGCACTGgttgctctgctctgcatcCACGCTCCAGGTACTTCTTCAAGCTATtttcatacatgtgtgtgttgagagaaGAGGTGTTTTCAGACAACAGCAGGTATTCATTGTGAAACTGTCTGCAGTGTGCGGAGCTGAGGGATGCAGTGATTTTAGACACCTGGAGAACGGGCAGACGTTTTTCCGTTACGGAGGACTGCTGGTGATCTTTCGTTGTTATCCTGGCTACAAACTCCATGGATACAAAACCAACAGCTGTGTGTCTGGACACTGGTCCCGTGACACCCCGGTCTGCGTTGGTAAGGAGCTTCATTCATGAGCGTGTACTGTTAAAATGAGCTGTTATTAATGAGTTGCTGTTATTAGAGAGTTGAGGGGAAGTGGCAATGGTCCCTTGTTAGACTGCAACTTTTATCACTCTCCATGATATCCTCCCACTCCTTCAGGCTCTGGCTGCTCCAACCCGGGGACACTCACCCACGGCACAAGCAGCATGAATGAGGATGGCTCCTGGGCAATGTTCAGCTGTAATAATGGTTTCCATCTTCATGGGCCTTCAGTGTTGTACTGTAAGGGCCACACCTGGAATAGCACAAAGCCTGTATGCAAAGGTGAGCATGGAAATTCTCAGCTATTAAAGAGAGTAGAAGTTTATTATTGCACTATTTTGTATTCACGTTTGAAGGTTTCTGTCTTTAATTGTTTTCACTCATTTCTCCGTGTAAGAGTCCGACATGACGGGCTCAATTTCAGGTGTCAATCTGCAAAAGCCAAACATACACCAGAACCTCCAGGCTCCCGTAGTTCTGAAGACCCAGCAACAATCCCACTATGACAGCCTTGCTAATACTGCCTCCAAAGAAGCAAACTTCAAACTTGGCTTGTTGTCTCATACACCATCCCAAATGTCCAACAGGGAGACGATTAAAGTGACTAACCCAAAAGTTCACCTGCAGCAGTATATCCAGTTTCAAGTCAAAGGTGGGGTCCAAACAGCTCATCGTGAGGATCAGAAGACAAACGAAGATCAAGGAGCAGAAACAGGAACTGGAAGGGATGTCTCAGAGGTAAAAGCTTCACACGAGGAAGAAGGAAGGGGGGGCCGAGTTACACAAATGTTTGCTTCTGAGCGATCAGCACTTTCAACAGCATCATTTTCAACAGCCCATACACCAATCACTGCTGTCACAACTCTCCCGACTGTGGTGTTCGCACCAACTTCATCATATCAGCACACAAAATCTGCTCTGTCTGCGCTCAGCAGTGAAAAAGCACTCACGTTCAAAGAAACTGTCACATCCCAGCATGATCTGACTCCCTCTAAAGTAGTAACAGGGTCCTCACAAACTGTAGACAAACTGGCAGAAACTGGCCTCCTGCATCCTTCTTTGTCCCAGCCTGGATCTGTAGATAAAGAGAAGCCTACAGAAACTTCAACATACACTTCATCTCCTTCTGCTCATTTCATTACCACCAGTTCTTCTCTCACTTCATCACCTGCTTCCTCTTTATCGAATCCCAATCCATCCTTTTCTCCCTCAACCTCCTCAAGTCCCAGCTCCACCCAGTCCAATATGAAAACCCAGCCGCTTAATGTCACCTTTCCtgcaaacaccaccaccacaactaAGGCTCCCAAGACTGAAAACCACAACCTCACGATGAACTCTGCCTCCAAACCGGGCCTCAGCCGACGACCAGTGTGCCTGTACCCACCTGTGCCCGCTCACGGGACCTTCTACTTCCGTAATGTGGAGAATCCAGGTCCCAGAGAGTATAaacattatatacagtatgcctGCTACCCTGGTTATACGCTGGCCCATGGAGACATACACAGCTACTGCCAGCAGGGGGGGACCTGGAGCGGAATCACACCTGTTTGTCTAGGTAGGTCGTGTTGCTGCTTCAGAATTTGAAagattatttgatttatttaaaaatgttgcagtcactgacaaagaaaagaaaagatgtgcTGACTGGTAAAGAAGAAGGAAGGTGCAAGATGTCTGCCAGTGTACTGCCAAATACTAGTCAACCAATGTATGTTACAGAATCATGTGGAATTGATATATGcaatagaaaacaaatgaaaatatgaagtaTATACATTTACACTAGtttgcatgtaaacaaactaaTTGTTCTTTAGAGGCATTTTCAAAGATTATTTATAATATGTCTATAGTGCACTTGATATGTTAGATCTGGTCTGTGAATAGCAATTAATTCTtcgtctgtttgtttcttgtacTAGTCTTGTGTCCTGTGTTAAATCTTAGGGCTGCAACactcatttttaatattaatgagtTTACAGAATAATTTCTTGGTCAATCAATTCATGTTTGACATCCAAATATGTGAGAAAATGGTGACAATTGTACATTATAGTCAAAGGTGATCTCAAAGATATTCTATTTACTATAACATAAGTGTTatgagaatttttaagaaaaacccttaaggaggactggattcaaagtttaagttgaatttattattcttgtactaGAAGGggcatttaacagtgcaacacacaaaaggggttacagagaaaaggctccctgaggagctctatcaataggttcttatacattttttaaaaatgggctgtctcagacacctccccactgatacagataacatcataatattcctttagttggtttatGGCTCAGGaatgagcactatattttatatccacatggtactccgCTAGCCTGTACCTGCactactaatttataattatctctccctgccagccttagtaaatcagaggccaactaggggaggtatgcgagacatggtagacaggacacacacactatctgtatgaGTTAAAAACATCTGGACCCCaatataatcctaatttttataacaataagacaaagaaaagctacATATTTTGCTTTTCCACTTAAAGATTattgtaaaaacttttttaaatttttttacaaataattGATggcaatagtttttttttcggtttttgttttgtcattcagTTAACTTTTTCATCAACTAATTGTTCCACATCTTGAGTCACATCTAGCTTCATGCCAAGATAAGACTTCTTCTGCTGTGCAGATCATCTTGTTCTGAATTTATGGTGTCAAAGATGATTTTGAAATGATCTCacttgctgttgttgttccaCCTGTTCAACCATCTTAAAGTACCCTCGCATGAATGCTCAAATTCATTTCCTCTCATTGCAACTGTGATGACCCTTGACCCTTGTCTCCAGAGTTGACACCATGCTCAGTTAACAACGGAGGCTGTTCCCAACTCTGCTCTCACTCTCAACACTACAACCAGAGCTCCAACCAAACCCAGACAAGAACTCAGTGCCACTGCAAACCTGGATTCACTCTGCTGGATGACGGGCGGACGTGTCGTGGTGAGcatattaatgttttgtttttttgtctttccccAGAGTTTTCACTGGGACCTTAACATTCTTCCTGAATCCTCTGTGGACGCCCCCAGGCACGGCGTGCAGTGAGGCATGTTACAGCACAACAGACAACAGGGAATATCCTTCACATGTTTTATGACTTTGATGTTTCACGGCTCACAGACGAGCATAAGTGAGCTGTGAAATTTGTGGGAGCAGGATCGCCTTGTAGCACTAGGCTCTATAATGTCTCAAGTTATACTGCCTGTCTCACAGACAACCTATCATTTGTGAGGGCCATCAGTGGATGGTGTTGATCTTATTTTTTGAACAGTGTTATTATCAGCGTGCACTCTGCAGATAGTCCTGTCCAGACTGATTATAGTTTAGTTGTAGCCTGAAAATTCCACTGCAATGAAATAAGGTTTGTATCCTGTCTGGTGGGTAGCttaggaaagaaaaaggaacagTTATTTTGGTCCTCATTTCAAAATAGACCATTCTTTCTGGTCCAGACATGggaagatgatgaaaaaagaagaagcaggtAGATCAAGAGATGTCAGCTTTGAGGAAATGGTGCCAtccttgtttcctgtctttgaaaaacaggaagtcagaaaaCATCCACATGGTTTGCTCATTACAGGCAAAAACAGAGCGAGCAAAACATGGAGACACATCAATGAGGTTTCAGATTCCAGCTTGATTCAGAGCGGAGAGGGAGACGACCACCTTTCAtctgctgatgtttttctttcatctcagcGCAGCCTTGACTGCGTGTTTCTGACGGATacaggaagagtgtgtgttttattaaatctgcgtccacacacccacaccagtGCAAAATGCATGTTTATGCTATCTGTGTATGTAATAATtattgtttgcatgtgtgtagaTTTAGATGAGTGTGTGGAGGGGCAGCATCAGTGTCAGCAGAGATGCATCAACACATTTGGTTCCTTTAAGTGCGGCTGTGATGACGGCTTTCAACCAGCGCATGACCAGACCTcctgcacaggtgtgtgtttatttgcctttgtgtctgtttatgtcatTCACATCTACGAACAGTGTTTTTCTACGTCGCTCTCCATCTTTCCAGATGTGGATGAGTGCCTGCTGCCTGTAACAGGCTGTGTGTTCGGTTGTGTAAACACTCCTGGGAGCTTCCACTGTCAGTGTCCTGCTGGCTACAGCTTAGAGCCTGCAGACAACCACTGCCAAGGTTATGAGACGCTTGTTAAACGTTACtatgaaatgtgtctttctctttttatgcTTGCAGCATAACTCTAAGGATGGTATTATCTGTCAGTTTGACCACCACTGAAatagactgaaatatctcaacatcttcAGGATGGATTTTCATGAAATTTGGTTACGCATTCATGGTTTCCAGATGAATGGAAGATAACGTTTGTGACTGGGTGGTGACTTTTCAAGCACCACAACAACTACGGATTACCATGAAGTGTGTAGATTGGTGATTTTAGTGTAgattatgctaaactaagatggtgcTAACATTTGATTATTAGGATATACCATGGTAAACATTACCTGTTCAACATTAGACCTACATGAACTACCACTACAACTACTAGAATGACCACAGTGATGATTCTGACCTTTCATTTTTGGCTATACTAATAATTTTTCATTGTGTCTCGCAGCTATCACCTCTCTCTTAAACTCCAGTGacttataaaataaatgtgaaatgttgtaTTCCCAATTTAACATGGATAagaatataattatatataattgctagcactaaaaaaaaatgtctatcaGTGCAACTTTGTCCCAGAGCCTTTGGATTTTTGATAATATGACAATAAAATAGAAAAGGTGTACACTTAAGTATGGTTGTCATCTTCTCCTAAACTTCCTTTTCTTATCCAGATATAGATGAGTGTTCTTCTAATCATGGGCTCGGGCCATGTATGGAGCAGTGCAACAACTCACCAGGATCCTACCAATGCTcctgcacatatggacacatcTTAGCCGGAAACGGACACAGCTGCATCGCAGAGTGTCCACCTGGTTACAGGAAGGGACCAGCAACAACAGCTGAGACAACTGCACAAGCTCTTAAGGAGCAGTGTGAAGGTAGGAAGAAAtcagccctttgctgcatgccattctgtctgtctctctctctctctgtgcactcAAGTCTGAGCtcattgtttgtgtgcacacagataTAAATGAGTGCGAGGAGGAAGGTTGTGAGGGGCAGTGTCTCAACCTGCCAGGCTCTCACCGCTGCATCTGCCCCAAAGGATACACACTGCAAAGTGATGGCCGACGCTGCAAGGGTCAGTggtgtcatgcacacacatacacacacatctttaacAGTACGGTGTCTGCTAGGTGACACATTAtatgaaaataacacattagAGAAACATTATATGTGAAACAAAAGTTTTTATCCAAAATTGGGGATAATTTAGAGGATGCTGCATAAATTAACTTTTTCCAGTCAGATGTTTACAGTCCAAGGACTCAGAAATTCAAACTGACAGAACTTTATCATGGGCTTTCTTTCCCTTaatcaaaaaacatttaattaatgaatcaaaaacttcataaaattcataaatatatcaaattatTTTGAAACTCTACTGATCTACTGAGTGAGTTTtatttcccttcctctcctccagacATTAACGAGTGCAGTCGGAAGAACGGAGGGTGTTCCCACCTGTGTGTGAACCAAAAAGGGGGACATAAATGTGCCTGCCCAGCCACCCATCGCCTCTCCCCTTACAGCTGGAAGAAATGTCTACCAAGGACAACAACGAACACAGCTGGCTGAGCTGGAAGCAGCAACAGCTGGAGCTCTGCGTTATCAGAGCTCCTACTCCTGCTAGTATACAAAGTGATATGTGGCAGATCAATGATGAGAGGGTAACATTGTT
The Larimichthys crocea isolate SSNF chromosome VIII, L_crocea_2.0, whole genome shotgun sequence genome window above contains:
- the LOC109142890 gene encoding uncharacterized protein LOC109142890 isoform X2 translates to MHDITLTNKQVKLLFTIKQVKKRISPDTSSHLSECFVYPSFLPCILPSCSNPTPNLLPSIFNPLHTSHFRSPSTLLLPKYHEILSSVDHSVILNTFRWSSWQHWLLCSASTLQVLLQAIFIHVCVERRGVFRQQQVFIVKLSAVCGAEGCSDFRHLENGQTFFRYGGLLVIFRCYPGYKLHGYKTNSCVSGHWSRDTPVCVGSGCSNPGTLTHGTSSMNEDGSWAMFSCNNGFHLHGPSVLYCKGHTWNSTKPVCKESDMTGSISGVNLQKPNIHQNLQAPVVLKTQQQSHYDSLANTASKEANFKLGLLSHTPSQMSNRETIKVTNPKVHLQQYIQFQVKGGVQTAHREDQKTNEDQGAETGTGRDVSEVKASHEEEGRGGRVTQMFASERSALSTASFSTAHTPITAVTTLPTVVFAPTSSYQHTKSALSALSSEKALTFKETVTSQHDLTPSKVVTGSSQTVDKLAETGLLHPSLSQPGSVDKEKPTETSTYTSSPSAHFITTSSSLTSSPASSLSNPNPSFSPSTSSSPSSTQSNMKTQPLNVTFPANTTTTTKAPKTENHNLTMNSASKPGLSRRPVCLYPPVPAHGTFYFRNVENPGPREYKHYIQYACYPGYTLAHGDIHSYCQQGGTWSGITPVCLELTPCSVNNGGCSQLCSHSQHYNQSSNQTQTRTQCHCKPGFTLLDDGRTCRDLDECVEGQHQCQQRCINTFGSFKCGCDDGFQPAHDQTSCTDIDECSSNHGLGPCMEQCNNSPGSYQCSCTYGHILAGNGHSCIAECPPGYRKGPATTAETTAQALKEQCEDINECEEEGCEGQCLNLPGSHRCICPKGYTLQSDGRRCKDINECSRKNGGCSHLCVNQKGGHKCACPATHRLSPYSWKKCLPRTTTNTAG
- the LOC109142890 gene encoding uncharacterized protein LOC109142890 isoform X4, yielding MHDITLTNKQVKLLFTIKQVKKRISPDTSSHLSECFVYPSFLPCILPSCSNPTPNLLPSIFNPLHTSHFRSPSTLLLPKYHEILSSVDHSVILNTFRWSSWQHWLLCSASTLQVLLQAIFIHVCVERRGVFRQQQVFIVKLSAVCGAEGCSDFRHLENGQTFFRYGGLLVIFRCYPGYKLHGYKTNSCVSGHWSRDTPVCVGSGCSNPGTLTHGTSSMNEDGSWAMFSCNNGFHLHGPSVLYCKGHTWNSTKPVCKESDMTGSISGVNLQKPNIHQNLQAPVVLKTQQQSHYDSLANTASKEANFKLGLLSHTPSQMSNRETIKVTNPKVHLQQYIQFQVKGGVQTAHREDQKTNEDQGAETGTGRDVSEVKASHEEEGRGGRVTQMFASERSALSTASFSTAHTPITAVTTLPTVVFAPTSSYQHTKSALSALSSEKALTFKETVTSQHDLTPSKVVTGSSQTVDKLAETGLLHPSLSQPGSVDKEKPTETSTYTSSPSAHFITTSSSLTSSPASSLSNPNPSFSPSTSSSPSSTQSNMKTQPLNVTFPANTTTTTKAPKTENHNLTMNSASKPGLSRRPVCLYPPVPAHGTFYFRNVENPGPREYKHYIQYACYPGYTLAHGDIHSYCQQGGTWSGITPVCLEFSLGP
- the LOC109142890 gene encoding uncharacterized protein LOC109142890 isoform X1, with protein sequence MHDITLTNKQVKLLFTIKQVKKRISPDTSSHLSECFVYPSFLPCILPSCSNPTPNLLPSIFNPLHTSHFRSPSTLLLPKYHEILSSVDHSVILNTFRWSSWQHWLLCSASTLQVLLQAIFIHVCVERRGVFRQQQVFIVKLSAVCGAEGCSDFRHLENGQTFFRYGGLLVIFRCYPGYKLHGYKTNSCVSGHWSRDTPVCVGSGCSNPGTLTHGTSSMNEDGSWAMFSCNNGFHLHGPSVLYCKGHTWNSTKPVCKESDMTGSISGVNLQKPNIHQNLQAPVVLKTQQQSHYDSLANTASKEANFKLGLLSHTPSQMSNRETIKVTNPKVHLQQYIQFQVKGGVQTAHREDQKTNEDQGAETGTGRDVSEVKASHEEEGRGGRVTQMFASERSALSTASFSTAHTPITAVTTLPTVVFAPTSSYQHTKSALSALSSEKALTFKETVTSQHDLTPSKVVTGSSQTVDKLAETGLLHPSLSQPGSVDKEKPTETSTYTSSPSAHFITTSSSLTSSPASSLSNPNPSFSPSTSSSPSSTQSNMKTQPLNVTFPANTTTTTKAPKTENHNLTMNSASKPGLSRRPVCLYPPVPAHGTFYFRNVENPGPREYKHYIQYACYPGYTLAHGDIHSYCQQGGTWSGITPVCLELTPCSVNNGGCSQLCSHSQHYNQSSNQTQTRTQCHCKPGFTLLDDGRTCRDLDECVEGQHQCQQRCINTFGSFKCGCDDGFQPAHDQTSCTDVDECLLPVTGCVFGCVNTPGSFHCQCPAGYSLEPADNHCQDIDECSSNHGLGPCMEQCNNSPGSYQCSCTYGHILAGNGHSCIAECPPGYRKGPATTAETTAQALKEQCEDINECEEEGCEGQCLNLPGSHRCICPKGYTLQSDGRRCKDINECSRKNGGCSHLCVNQKGGHKCACPATHRLSPYSWKKCLPRTTTNTAG
- the LOC109142890 gene encoding uncharacterized protein LOC109142890 isoform X3; protein product: MELLAALVALLCIHAPVCGAEGCSDFRHLENGQTFFRYGGLLVIFRCYPGYKLHGYKTNSCVSGHWSRDTPVCVGSGCSNPGTLTHGTSSMNEDGSWAMFSCNNGFHLHGPSVLYCKGHTWNSTKPVCKESDMTGSISGVNLQKPNIHQNLQAPVVLKTQQQSHYDSLANTASKEANFKLGLLSHTPSQMSNRETIKVTNPKVHLQQYIQFQVKGGVQTAHREDQKTNEDQGAETGTGRDVSEVKASHEEEGRGGRVTQMFASERSALSTASFSTAHTPITAVTTLPTVVFAPTSSYQHTKSALSALSSEKALTFKETVTSQHDLTPSKVVTGSSQTVDKLAETGLLHPSLSQPGSVDKEKPTETSTYTSSPSAHFITTSSSLTSSPASSLSNPNPSFSPSTSSSPSSTQSNMKTQPLNVTFPANTTTTTKAPKTENHNLTMNSASKPGLSRRPVCLYPPVPAHGTFYFRNVENPGPREYKHYIQYACYPGYTLAHGDIHSYCQQGGTWSGITPVCLELTPCSVNNGGCSQLCSHSQHYNQSSNQTQTRTQCHCKPGFTLLDDGRTCRDLDECVEGQHQCQQRCINTFGSFKCGCDDGFQPAHDQTSCTDVDECLLPVTGCVFGCVNTPGSFHCQCPAGYSLEPADNHCQDIDECSSNHGLGPCMEQCNNSPGSYQCSCTYGHILAGNGHSCIAECPPGYRKGPATTAETTAQALKEQCEDINECEEEGCEGQCLNLPGSHRCICPKGYTLQSDGRRCKDINECSRKNGGCSHLCVNQKGGHKCACPATHRLSPYSWKKCLPRTTTNTAG